From Ignisphaera aggregans DSM 17230, the proteins below share one genomic window:
- a CDS encoding hypothetical protein (KEGG: msi:Msm_0873 hypothetical protein~PFAM: Protein of unknown function (DUF447)), which translates to MMDEIEVYRLLLSMGFSEDTFIESVVLVRRNSDIINVLPLGLRYDYRGFLLAKIYRGSRTYDIISKGLANKFTICLTQKPETFFYAIFRKDIIINTFNEAKCPRKLCDACIDTEIKSIEQGEDYLRVELKPVNITISQGYPKGFTRASAAIIEALVYYTKLPFVSDDEKRKYVERIKIMREIVYRSSKKDMYREMIDNIVDRAMRYIAYTGDVR; encoded by the coding sequence ATGATGGATGAAATTGAAGTGTATAGATTATTATTGAGTATGGGTTTTAGTGAGGATACATTTATTGAGAGTGTTGTATTGGTGAGGAGGAATAGTGATATTATCAATGTTTTACCACTGGGTTTGAGATATGATTATAGAGGTTTCTTATTAGCAAAGATATATAGGGGATCGCGAACCTATGACATAATATCAAAGGGGTTAGCAAATAAATTCACTATATGTTTGACACAGAAACCGGAGACATTTTTCTATGCAATTTTTAGAAAGGATATAATAATCAATACGTTTAATGAGGCTAAATGTCCTAGAAAGTTATGTGATGCATGTATTGATACAGAGATTAAATCTATTGAACAGGGAGAGGATTATTTGAGAGTTGAGTTGAAACCTGTAAATATAACCATATCTCAGGGATATCCAAAGGGCTTTACAAGAGCTTCAGCTGCAATAATAGAAGCACTGGTTTATTATACTAAGCTTCCCTTTGTTAGTGATGATGAGAAGAGGAAGTATGTTGAGAGGATTAAGATTATGAGAGAGATAGTATATAGATCTTCGAAGAAGGATATGTATAGAGAGATGATAGATAATATTGTAGATAGAGCAATGAGATATATAGCATATACTGGGGATGTGAGATAA
- a CDS encoding conserved hypothetical protein (COGs: COG2441 butyrate kinase~KEGG: hbu:Hbut_0767 hypothetical protein~SPTR: A2BKW0 Conserved archaeal protein~PFAM: Protein of unknown function (DUF1464)): MRVAGIDPGTKSFDIVVVEDDRVVFEKSIETIEIAKDPQILIDALRDLSVDYIVGPSGYGVPVTFGNEILDPRRFAVEILLLSTEEDIENGVKIGEIGIWVYDALAKVVTYLVNHYRDRVLFIPSVIQLQTVPWYRKINRIDMGTVDKLASAFLAIYNESIRESKSLNDINIIVAEIGFGYIGIIAVKEGRVVDGIGGTYASIGTLTAGAMDLEVVVGVKRWNRWDVFHGGVFWTSNTFDLEDLIRAYKNSEEPLASLYLSFIEGIAKDIARAMTVVPRVDKVVLTGRYSRNRDIVKHLLELVRDVEIAGIQGLKGAVISKEAGQGYAAIGEGIVGGYFADIVDHMKIKEACGTVVDYVVHQAAKGFRERIIKAYRDLVKNPRFCEKLYIR; this comes from the coding sequence ATGCGTGTAGCGGGTATTGATCCAGGTACTAAATCTTTTGATATAGTTGTGGTAGAGGATGATAGAGTTGTATTTGAGAAGAGCATTGAGACTATAGAAATTGCTAAAGATCCTCAGATTCTCATAGACGCACTTAGAGATTTATCTGTAGACTATATCGTAGGTCCTTCAGGATACGGTGTACCGGTTACATTTGGTAATGAGATTTTAGATCCTAGGAGATTTGCTGTTGAGATACTATTGCTTAGTACGGAAGAGGATATTGAGAATGGTGTAAAAATTGGTGAGATAGGGATATGGGTTTATGATGCACTTGCAAAGGTTGTTACATATCTGGTTAACCACTATAGAGATAGAGTTCTATTCATACCCTCTGTCATACAGTTGCAAACAGTTCCGTGGTATAGAAAGATAAATAGGATTGATATGGGAACTGTTGATAAATTGGCTTCAGCATTTCTAGCTATATACAATGAAAGTATTAGAGAGTCGAAGAGCTTAAATGATATTAATATCATTGTAGCTGAAATTGGTTTTGGATATATAGGTATTATAGCTGTAAAAGAGGGGAGAGTAGTAGATGGTATTGGAGGTACATATGCATCTATAGGTACATTAACAGCAGGTGCTATGGATCTAGAGGTAGTTGTTGGTGTGAAGAGATGGAATAGGTGGGATGTATTCCACGGAGGAGTATTTTGGACTTCTAATACATTTGATTTAGAGGATCTTATTAGAGCTTATAAAAATTCTGAAGAGCCATTGGCATCACTATATCTCTCCTTTATTGAGGGTATAGCAAAAGATATTGCTAGAGCTATGACGGTGGTACCAAGGGTTGATAAAGTAGTTTTGACTGGTAGATATAGTAGGAATAGAGATATAGTTAAACATCTTCTAGAGCTTGTTAGAGATGTTGAAATAGCAGGGATACAGGGTTTAAAAGGTGCAGTAATAAGTAAGGAGGCGGGTCAAGGATATGCTGCAATAGGTGAGGGTATTGTAGGTGGATATTTTGCTGATATTGTAGATCATATGAAGATAAAAGAGGCATGTGGTACTGTTGTAGATTATGTAGTTCATCAAGCAGCTAAAGGATTTAGGGAGAGGATTATAAAGGCGTATAGAGATTTGGTTAAGAATCCAAGGTTTTGTGAAAAACTCTATATACGATAG
- a CDS encoding conserved hypothetical protein (COGs: COG2098 conserved hypothetical protein~KEGG: dka:DKAM_0425 hypothetical protein~SPTR: B8D3S0 Putative uncharacterized protein~PFAM: Domain of unknown function (DUF381); Domain of unknown function (DUF372)), whose protein sequence is MDEHSSDPAKIYFSPKVSNRDRAVFEAGIALGMVIHQFMGIPIKFEEEVKLLEKVIEYAILSQPFKSEAKVSISIDIPKDDNPYRYTTLRSRNLDVTIVTSYGKTKVKARLRYIPELDYTLAYIEDIIEEE, encoded by the coding sequence ATGGATGAACATAGCTCTGACCCTGCAAAAATATACTTCTCTCCAAAGGTTAGCAATAGAGATAGAGCAGTTTTTGAAGCCGGTATAGCACTTGGAATGGTTATACATCAATTCATGGGTATACCAATAAAGTTTGAGGAAGAGGTAAAGCTTCTTGAAAAAGTTATTGAATATGCCATACTTTCACAGCCATTTAAATCCGAGGCTAAGGTCAGTATATCAATAGATATACCAAAGGATGATAATCCCTATAGATATACAACCCTCAGGTCAAGAAATCTTGATGTAACTATAGTTACTAGCTATGGAAAAACTAAGGTCAAGGCAAGACTAAGATATATACCAGAGCTAGACTATACCCTAGCATATATTGAGGATATTATTGAAGAAGAATAG
- a CDS encoding flavoprotein (COGs: COG1036 flavoprotein~InterPro IPR001450:IPR003382:IPR017900~KEGG: mja:MJ0208 4Fe-4S iron-sulfur protein~PFAM: flavoprotein; 4Fe-4S ferredoxin iron-sulfur binding domain protein~SPTR: Q57661 Uncharacterized protein MJ0208~PFAM: 4Fe-4S binding domain; Flavoprotein~TIGRFAM: archaeoflavoprotein, MJ0208 family), with protein MKSIAWCITGGGANLREIVKSMANIKNIYNIKITVFMTRWGYEVSRIFGVLPIVRNIASGGYYEEFLVEDEGMYYIGRLNLRRYTALVIAPATANTIAKIVNGIADNIASALYAQAVKGGVNVYILPTDIPSESGYIVTETPCHVDRDVCKTYNCTKCLAKDICPVNAITIIEGFPRIDLSKCIGCEKCMYACPFKAVKCWEKIYLEPRDIDLRNIDILKKQRYTYVASNVSELMEKIREVIENG; from the coding sequence TTGAAGTCTATAGCCTGGTGTATAACTGGTGGAGGAGCAAACTTGAGAGAGATAGTCAAATCTATGGCGAATATCAAAAACATCTATAATATCAAGATAACAGTGTTTATGACTAGATGGGGATATGAAGTATCTAGGATATTTGGTGTTCTGCCTATTGTTAGAAATATAGCTAGTGGAGGATATTATGAAGAGTTTCTGGTTGAGGACGAAGGTATGTATTATATTGGACGTCTAAATCTTAGGAGATATACTGCTTTAGTAATAGCTCCTGCAACTGCAAACACTATTGCAAAAATTGTTAATGGAATTGCAGATAACATTGCATCAGCTCTATATGCTCAAGCTGTAAAAGGAGGTGTCAATGTGTATATTCTTCCAACAGATATACCTAGTGAAAGCGGTTATATTGTTACTGAAACTCCATGTCATGTAGATAGAGATGTGTGTAAAACATATAATTGTACTAAATGTCTAGCTAAAGATATTTGTCCTGTAAATGCCATTACAATTATCGAGGGATTTCCTAGGATAGATCTATCTAAATGTATAGGTTGTGAGAAATGTATGTATGCATGTCCTTTTAAAGCTGTGAAATGTTGGGAGAAGATATATTTAGAGCCTAGAGATATAGATCTTAGGAATATAGATATTCTTAAAAAACAGAGATATACATATGTAGCTAGTAATGTTAGTGAACTAATGGAAAAAATTCGTGAGGTAATAGAAAATGGATGA
- a CDS encoding dihydropteroate synthase-related protein (COGs: COG0294 Dihydropteroate synthase~InterPro IPR000489:IPR005236~KEGG: mth:MTH1741 hypothetical protein~PFAM: dihydropteroate synthase DHPS~SPTR: O27773 Conserved protein~TIGRFAM: dihydropteroate synthase-related protein~PFAM: Pterin binding enzyme~TIGRFAM: dihydropteroate synthase-related protein) translates to MARILIVTGKVAEPMIRDIVKRVDKHRVDVFVAPVPIAAFITPEYVVSILSNSNIDVKSYDIIMLPGLCKGSARIIEEKLGVKAVKGPTNAYDLLEVLKLDDFSLLSPDEPADNVMGNVLRSLAKSLLSDVEREVCKRECIYIGKLKVPITPPPMRIATEVCEAHIYRDEDIIKKVEQYIDSGADIISIGFEALEPHPDHVERIIKLIRKCYDIPIAIDTSIPSEIIRGIEAGADMVINITLQNIEEVYKYLRDVAIVVIPFDTETKTIPMSIDRRIEILEKTIDVLKQKGIEKIFADIVLDPPGSTLASLIGFYEFKRRHPDIPLFMGIGNVTELIDADSIGVNAIMAMFAQEIGASILLTVEKSPKARGSTLELKIATQMATISYVKKSLPKNLGIDLLVVKDKRRYDIDFGEEVDETILATNEDMQYSLDPLGIFKIRVNHDEGVIEALYIGRKGKILIKGRTAKAIRNEILSRGLISQLSHAFYLGMELAKAEEALRLGKNYIQEFPLFKKLEYIK, encoded by the coding sequence ATGGCAAGAATACTTATTGTTACAGGTAAAGTTGCAGAACCTATGATTAGAGACATAGTTAAGAGGGTAGATAAGCATAGGGTAGATGTATTTGTTGCACCAGTACCTATAGCTGCTTTTATTACACCTGAATATGTCGTCTCTATTCTTTCGAATAGCAATATAGATGTAAAAAGCTATGATATTATAATGCTACCTGGACTCTGCAAAGGAAGTGCTAGGATTATCGAAGAGAAACTCGGTGTAAAAGCTGTTAAGGGACCAACAAATGCTTATGATTTATTAGAGGTTTTAAAACTAGATGACTTCTCCCTATTATCTCCAGATGAACCTGCAGATAACGTTATGGGTAATGTTTTACGATCCTTAGCAAAATCGCTACTAAGTGATGTAGAGAGAGAGGTATGTAAGAGGGAATGTATTTATATAGGAAAGCTAAAGGTCCCCATAACACCACCTCCCATGAGAATTGCCACAGAGGTCTGTGAGGCTCATATCTATAGAGATGAAGATATCATTAAGAAGGTAGAGCAGTATATAGATAGTGGAGCTGACATAATAAGTATAGGCTTTGAAGCACTAGAACCACATCCAGATCATGTTGAAAGGATTATAAAGCTCATTAGAAAATGTTATGATATTCCTATAGCTATTGATACTTCTATACCAAGTGAGATAATAAGGGGTATTGAGGCAGGAGCTGATATGGTTATAAATATAACGCTACAGAACATCGAAGAAGTATATAAGTATCTAAGGGATGTAGCAATAGTTGTTATACCATTTGATACTGAAACCAAGACTATTCCTATGTCAATAGATAGAAGGATAGAAATTTTAGAGAAGACTATCGATGTATTAAAGCAAAAGGGTATTGAAAAAATATTTGCTGATATAGTTCTAGATCCTCCAGGCTCTACATTAGCTTCATTAATAGGATTCTACGAATTTAAGAGGAGACATCCAGATATACCTTTATTCATGGGTATAGGAAATGTTACTGAGTTAATAGATGCTGATAGTATAGGGGTTAACGCTATAATGGCAATGTTTGCTCAAGAGATTGGTGCAAGTATACTGCTCACTGTTGAGAAAAGCCCTAAGGCAAGAGGTTCAACTCTTGAACTAAAAATAGCTACACAAATGGCTACTATTTCCTATGTCAAAAAATCTCTTCCTAAAAATCTAGGGATAGATCTTCTAGTTGTTAAGGATAAGAGAAGATACGATATAGACTTTGGTGAAGAGGTTGATGAAACTATATTAGCAACAAATGAAGATATGCAATATTCACTTGACCCTCTTGGAATATTTAAGATTAGAGTAAATCATGATGAAGGTGTAATAGAAGCTCTATATATTGGGAGGAAGGGAAAGATATTGATAAAGGGAAGAACAGCTAAAGCTATCAGAAATGAGATATTGTCAAGGGGTTTAATATCACAATTATCTCACGCTTTCTATCTAGGGATGGAATTAGCTAAAGCTGAAGAGGCTTTAAGATTAGGTAAAAACTATATACAGGAATTTCCATTATTTAAAAAGTTGGAGTATATTAAATAG
- a CDS encoding beta-ribofuranosylaminobenzene 5'-phosphate synthase family (COGs: COG1907 sugar kinase~InterPro IPR013750:IPR006204:IPR004422~KEGG: pfu:PF0903 hypothetical protein~PFAM: GHMP kinase; GHMP kinase domain protein~SPTR: B5ITW4 Beta-ribofuranosylaminobenzene 5'-phosphate synthase family~TIGRFAM: beta-ribofuranosylaminobenzene 5'-phosphate synthase family~PFAM: GHMP kinases C terminal; GHMP kinases N terminal domain~TIGRFAM: beta-RFAP synthase) has translation MKVVVDAPSRLHLGFYNFFEDGIAYGGLGVAIEEPKFLVRLWRSNKFEISNETGVELSDIIGKVVEKFNIMNIGISIEKAIPRHVGLGSTTQGILSLGYGISKLFNFNYSVRDIALMFGRGRDSGIGIAVFEKGGFVVDSGRRIDGIVEPPKDLKDLPLPIIRKVIPRNWYFLVFIPKGIRGLDEVTERRAMDQPSPLPKDLQYELYKLVLLHILPSIDRRDIVVFGKAITKLQVIVGTYFSRYQKGIYCCEETEIIINSLLSHGAHGAGQSSWGPTAYGIVEGRKRALRILDKVLNDIYRKGFECHYMVVRARNYGAEISWEE, from the coding sequence ATGAAGGTAGTTGTAGATGCACCATCAAGATTGCATTTGGGATTCTATAACTTTTTTGAGGATGGAATAGCATATGGGGGTCTTGGTGTAGCTATTGAGGAGCCAAAATTTTTAGTAAGGCTATGGAGATCAAACAAATTTGAAATTAGTAATGAGACTGGGGTAGAGCTAAGTGATATAATAGGGAAAGTAGTTGAGAAGTTTAATATCATGAACATAGGTATATCGATTGAAAAAGCTATACCGAGACATGTAGGTCTAGGTTCTACAACTCAAGGGATATTAAGTCTTGGGTATGGTATTTCTAAGCTATTCAACTTTAACTATAGTGTAAGGGATATAGCACTTATGTTTGGTAGGGGAAGAGATTCTGGGATAGGTATAGCTGTTTTTGAAAAAGGAGGATTTGTTGTCGATTCAGGGAGAAGGATAGATGGTATAGTTGAACCCCCTAAAGATCTTAAAGATCTTCCACTACCCATAATCAGAAAGGTTATTCCAAGAAACTGGTATTTTCTTGTGTTTATTCCAAAAGGTATTAGAGGGTTGGATGAAGTAACAGAGAGGAGGGCTATGGATCAACCCTCTCCTCTTCCAAAGGATTTGCAGTACGAATTATATAAATTGGTTTTGCTACACATCTTACCATCAATAGATAGAAGAGATATTGTTGTATTTGGTAAGGCAATTACCAAGCTACAGGTTATTGTTGGAACATATTTTTCTAGGTATCAAAAGGGTATATATTGTTGTGAAGAAACAGAGATAATCATAAATTCGCTATTGAGCCACGGTGCTCATGGTGCTGGACAAAGTAGCTGGGGACCTACAGCATATGGCATTGTCGAAGGGAGAAAAAGAGCATTGAGAATCCTAGACAAGGTTCTTAACGATATCTATAGAAAGGGTTTTGAATGTCACTATATGGTTGTTAGAGCGAGGAACTATGGAGCGGAGATATCATGGGAAGAATAA
- a CDS encoding protein of unknown function DUF115 (COGs: COG1634 Uncharacterized Rossmann fold enzyme~InterPro IPR002826~KEGG: dka:DKAM_0426 hypothetical protein~PFAM: protein of unknown function DUF115~SPTR: B8D3S1 Putative uncharacterized protein~PFAM: Protein of unknown function DUF115): MNWYIDRDEWNKIYLWIRSVLPLNFDMDQISTDTLSSILQKAINVIHPNDISRIISARGVAIVFGAGPSLEKDVDVAEKNDLIRNIPIFVSDGASSYLLEIGIIPTAIVTDLDGNLNDIEYLSRFGVYIFVHAHGDNIDRLFNVLRFKGYIIGTTQVEPRPYVYNFGGFTDGDRAIYIAYGLGVKRFILGGMNFNGPIGKYSAIGREKDPRIKMIKLDIAKKLILRLIRKGVEMYSLSDTGINDIKLIPQ; this comes from the coding sequence ATGAACTGGTATATAGATCGTGATGAGTGGAATAAGATATACCTCTGGATTAGAAGTGTTCTTCCACTAAATTTTGATATGGATCAAATCTCAACAGATACTCTAAGCTCTATTCTTCAAAAAGCTATTAATGTGATACACCCTAATGATATTTCTAGAATAATTTCGGCAAGAGGAGTAGCTATAGTCTTTGGTGCAGGACCAAGCCTTGAGAAAGATGTTGATGTTGCTGAGAAAAATGATTTGATTAGGAATATCCCTATATTTGTATCTGATGGTGCATCTTCATATCTATTAGAGATAGGGATTATTCCTACAGCAATTGTTACAGATCTCGATGGAAATCTAAATGATATAGAGTATCTTAGTAGATTTGGTGTATACATATTTGTTCATGCTCATGGGGATAACATTGACAGACTCTTTAATGTATTGAGATTCAAGGGATATATCATAGGGACTACACAGGTAGAGCCAAGGCCATATGTATATAACTTTGGTGGTTTTACAGATGGAGATAGAGCAATATATATTGCCTATGGTCTTGGCGTTAAGAGATTTATTTTAGGAGGTATGAATTTTAACGGGCCTATCGGTAAATATTCAGCTATAGGAAGAGAAAAGGATCCAAGGATTAAGATGATAAAATTGGATATAGCTAAAAAGCTTATCTTAAGGCTAATTAGAAAAGGTGTAGAGATGTATTCTCTCTCAGATACAGGTATCAATGATATTAAGCTGATACCACAATAA